The following coding sequences lie in one Myxococcus xanthus genomic window:
- a CDS encoding carbonic anhydrase, which translates to MRKLIRGLLDFQLNARSTYREKFALLAQGQKPDCLFIACADSRVVPNLLVSTDPGDLFVVRNVGNMVPPSDSKGQSTGDQSEAAALEFSLRNLPVEDIVVCGHSSCGAMKAVLAGGVGLENPNLNGWLEHGKAALQRMETNPKLGEGLSDYDRLSQNNVLLQMEHISSYPWVKARLDAGTLRLHGWWFDIANAQVQAWRPSLGRFIPMDELVGEALLRELGTDTHVHGAFANGNGAQRLSVAASAQ; encoded by the coding sequence ATGAGGAAGCTCATCCGCGGTCTGTTGGATTTTCAGCTCAACGCCCGTTCCACCTACCGGGAGAAGTTCGCGTTGCTGGCGCAGGGGCAGAAGCCGGATTGCCTCTTCATCGCCTGCGCGGACAGCCGCGTGGTGCCCAACCTGCTCGTGTCCACGGACCCGGGTGACCTGTTCGTGGTCCGCAACGTCGGCAACATGGTGCCGCCGTCGGATTCGAAGGGGCAGTCCACGGGAGACCAGTCCGAGGCGGCCGCGCTGGAGTTCTCGCTCCGCAACCTGCCGGTGGAGGACATCGTCGTGTGCGGCCACTCGAGCTGCGGCGCGATGAAGGCCGTCCTCGCTGGCGGCGTGGGTCTTGAGAACCCGAACCTCAATGGCTGGCTCGAGCACGGCAAGGCCGCGCTCCAGCGGATGGAGACGAACCCGAAGCTGGGGGAGGGCCTGTCGGATTACGACCGCCTGTCCCAGAACAACGTGCTGCTGCAGATGGAGCACATCTCCAGCTATCCGTGGGTGAAGGCGCGTCTCGACGCGGGCACGCTGCGGCTGCACGGCTGGTGGTTCGACATCGCCAACGCGCAGGTCCAGGCCTGGCGCCCGTCGCTGGGCCGCTTCATCCCCATGGACGAACTGGTGGGCGAGGCCCTGCTGCGCGAACTGGGCACGGACACCCACGTCCACGGCGC
- a CDS encoding SulP family inorganic anion transporter gives MSTLKSPEGAASPWKALATDLPASLVVFLVALPLCMGIALASGAPIVSGLIAGVIGGIVVGLFGGVPLQVSGPAAGLAVMVFGFIQQMGLAMTCAAVAVAGVVQMILGGLKVARGALAISPAVIHGMMAGIGILIVLGQVHIVMGGAPQSSAWQNVKELPGQIADLHGAATLLGLLTIGLMVAWQFVPGKLKKVPGPLVAVVGATAAATFMGADVARVDLPENIFSSIQLPTFPKGDWVAFGTAVLSLALVASAESLLSAVATDKMHTGPRANLDRELFGQGLANTISGLAGGLPITGVIVRSATNITAGAKTRLSGTLHGVWLLLFVTLLGSVAGLVPLTVLAGLLVFVGAKLVNVHHIRELQKRGELAVYLVTVAGVVGVNLLAGIGMGLAFAVLRLLWHLGSVKVDVHQQAHASYLVRISGALTFVGVPKLSTALAQVPSGSKVELDLAVQTLDHSGHEALESWCDTHRKTGGKVFTESLEDVWSRKGTVKPSSPEVIDGPNHNSLVSGGAQ, from the coding sequence ATGTCGACTTTGAAGAGTCCTGAGGGCGCTGCTTCCCCCTGGAAGGCGCTGGCCACGGACCTGCCTGCTTCCCTGGTGGTGTTCCTGGTGGCGTTGCCGTTGTGCATGGGTATCGCGCTGGCTTCAGGCGCGCCCATCGTCAGCGGGCTCATCGCGGGTGTGATTGGCGGCATCGTGGTGGGGCTCTTTGGAGGCGTGCCCCTCCAGGTGAGCGGTCCCGCGGCCGGCCTCGCGGTCATGGTGTTTGGCTTCATCCAGCAGATGGGCCTGGCGATGACGTGCGCGGCGGTGGCCGTCGCGGGCGTGGTGCAGATGATTCTCGGTGGGTTGAAGGTGGCGCGCGGCGCGCTGGCCATCTCTCCCGCCGTCATCCACGGGATGATGGCCGGCATCGGCATCCTCATCGTCCTGGGGCAGGTCCACATCGTGATGGGCGGCGCGCCGCAGTCGAGCGCGTGGCAGAACGTGAAGGAGCTGCCGGGGCAGATCGCGGACCTTCATGGCGCCGCGACGCTGCTGGGCCTGCTGACCATTGGCCTGATGGTGGCGTGGCAGTTCGTTCCCGGAAAGTTGAAGAAGGTCCCCGGTCCGCTCGTGGCCGTGGTGGGGGCCACCGCGGCGGCGACCTTCATGGGCGCGGACGTGGCCCGGGTGGACCTGCCGGAGAACATCTTCTCCAGCATCCAGTTGCCCACCTTCCCCAAGGGTGACTGGGTCGCCTTCGGCACGGCGGTGCTGTCGCTGGCGCTGGTCGCGAGCGCGGAGTCGCTCTTGAGCGCGGTGGCCACGGACAAGATGCACACGGGCCCCCGGGCGAACCTGGACCGGGAGCTCTTCGGTCAGGGCCTGGCGAACACGATTTCGGGTCTGGCGGGTGGCTTGCCCATCACCGGCGTCATCGTCCGCAGCGCCACCAACATCACCGCCGGCGCGAAGACGCGGCTGTCGGGCACGCTGCACGGCGTGTGGCTGCTCCTGTTCGTCACCTTGCTCGGCTCGGTGGCGGGGCTCGTTCCCCTCACCGTGCTGGCGGGTCTGCTCGTCTTCGTCGGCGCGAAGCTGGTGAACGTGCACCACATCCGTGAGCTCCAGAAGCGCGGGGAGCTGGCCGTGTACCTGGTGACGGTGGCCGGCGTGGTGGGCGTCAACCTGCTGGCCGGTATCGGCATGGGTCTGGCGTTCGCCGTGCTGCGCCTGCTGTGGCACCTGGGCAGCGTCAAGGTGGACGTGCACCAGCAGGCGCATGCGTCCTATCTGGTGCGAATCTCGGGTGCGCTGACGTTCGTCGGCGTACCCAAGCTGTCCACCGCGCTGGCGCAGGTTCCGTCGGGCTCCAAGGTGGAGCTGGACCTGGCCGTGCAGACGCTGGACCACTCCGGGCACGAAGCCCTGGAGAGCTGGTGCGACACGCATCGCAAGACGGGCGGCAAGGTGTTCACCGAGTCGCTTGAAGACGTCTGGAGCCGCAAGGGCACGGTGAAGCCGAGCAGCCCCGAGGTCATCGACGGTCCCAACCACAACTCGCTTGTCTCTGGAGGTGCGCAATGA